The window TTACATCCTGGAAAATGGGAGGGATGGCAGATCaggttaaaaaacattttttacattgttaTTCATCAATCTCTCTTTTACAGGTCTATATATTCTGTTGTGTTTGAATACAATAGCTATCAGATGtatgcatgcaaaaaaaaaaggaacactggTTTGATGTCTTTGTATTTATCTGTAAGCTGATACAGTGTTTTGTGCTTTACATAGTTGAACCTGATGCGTCAGATGATGCTGACAAAGACCCAGATACCTTGTCTCCAAGTAGCCACTCTTCCAAACATTATCGTTCAATGTCCACAGACAGAAACCCTGTTGAGGACCCAAACAGCATTAAAGGTAAAACACGAGTTAGAAAAACTTCTCTGATGCTCTACGTTTAACCATGTCAGTGTATTCAGTGTGTGCAGTCTGTTTAGTTTAATGTGCTTTGTTCTTTTGGAGAAATACACTTAAACTTCTTTATTCTCATTTGCTCCCTCCTCTGAATATGCTATTCTACTTTTTAGATGTGACTGTGACTAATCGTGGCCAGGATGTGTACAGGATTTATCTCCAGTCCGAAGGCAGATCTTGTGCAATGAAAGATTCTGTCAGAGAGTTCATCAGAAAAGCTGAAACGGTAGGTGCATGTGTGTCTTCATGCATCtgcacatgtacagtatgtgcttTTCATCCAATCAGGAACTTGACATGAACTTCTGCACATGTGAATAGTTATGACAAAAACTTGGCAGTGGATCATGTGTGCCAGGAAGATAATATatatgctgatgtgtgtgtgtgtgtgtgtgtgtgtaggtccTGGCTATAGTGATTGACAGCTTCACTGACGTGGAGCTGCTGTGTGATCTCCTGGAGGCAAGCAGGAAAAGGAACGTGTCTGTACACCTGCTGTTGGATCATCTCAACCTCGACCTGTTTGTCAGCATGTGGCAGGAGCTCAAATTGGAGAGCAAAAACTTCCCTGTGAGTTTTTCCCCTTGTGTTTACCTAAACCTGGTTTAGTGAAATAATCAGTCTGCATCAAGGTTTGTATGTAAGCTAATTTAAATGCACAATTTCCCTgacataaaaaagaagaagcttatTCAAAGCTTTAGATTTATTATCTTTAATAGCTGATGTTTGATTATAGTATGTTGTTAAAGGACCCATAACTCCCTATCCTAAGTTCAATCACTGTACAACGACCCTTTTGTGTTGGGCTGGTCTAGGTTCCATCCTAATCACTCCTTGCAGCTTTATTTAATGCGTAGAAATCTTCAGTGATCAgatgatatcttaaaccccAGATCAGAGCCTTCAGGTGTGTGCTTGGGTTGTGGCTGACCAAGAGAGCAATACTGGGTGCAGGTCAGAGTGGGCAGTGAGAGTGCAAGAGACCAGAAATCTTGCTGCTTTATTAGAGCGTTtattgtcaggtgattgtggataATGACGCATGTCGTGTGAAAATCAGTGCACTAAAATGCAGGCGTTGCCTcattaaattgcacaaataaataatataaaaacatttgaaagtcTTGTCTAtgtgctgctgcattcaccTGCTATTTTGCAAACTTAGAATGCATTAAATGCTTTGCCAACATTCAAATAAATCTGCTTTTCTATCTGATTTCACATTAAAAAGTAATCAGAAAAACATTAAGTAattgttgttttggttgtgtgtgtgtgtgtgtgtgtgtgtgtgtgtgtgtgtgcgtgcgtgcgtgtgtgtgtgcgtgcgtgcgtgcgtgcgtgcgtgcgtgcgtgcgtgcgtgcgtgtgtgtgtgtgtgcgtgtgtgtgtgtgtgtgtgtgtgcgcagaaACTATTAGTACGCAGCGTTGATGGACAGACATACTGTGCCAAAACAGGCCGGAAGCTGACTGGGCAGATTGCTGAGAGTTTTATAATATCTGACTCAACTCAAGTGCTGACTGGCTcatacaggtacacacacacacatacaagcagaATAACTGAAAATTTGCACATCTGCTCAAATCTAAAATGCAAATCCTTTTTGGGGAATGATTGTGTTCTCATGTCTGCATGTTTATGTCATGTGTcctcattgttttgttttcagctctATTCattctgtgtgcgtgtgtgtgtttgtttgtcttgtccCATCAGTTTCTCCTGGCTGTCTTGGCACGTTCATCGTACTATGGTTGTTCTTGTGAAAGGCAGCATGGTTGAACGCTTTGATCAGGAATTTCACAGACTGTACTCCAGCTCCAAACCTGTACCTGGCTTTGTCGGTGATAACTCCCTGCCCTGTGCTCTCCCTCCTCACACCTCTTTACTGTCAGTGAAGGATGGAAATGCTGCTGTCAGCAAGTCCAAAGTGAGTAATGTCAAAACAATGTGCAACAAGGCCTTGAATGAGGATGCTCAAAACACAGATGCAAAACCAAAAGTGTTGGTTTTATCTGAAATCCAAAGTCCCAAATTAGAGTGCAGCAAACGACACACCCAGCCTTTACACAAAGGTGACACTGGTACACTATTGCATGAAATACCTCCACAACTGGACCCAAAACCTCCGGTGCAAACATCACAGAGTGCAGCTGAGGGGATGCAAAAGCACAAGGAAGAAGCTGTTAGCACCCTTCGTGATACACTACCAAATGTGGAACCTTCAGAGAAAAATCTAAACAAGATACAGACTGAATGTACAAATGCTCAGTCCCAGCCAAACAGCCCCACCTCCACCACTTCAGCTAAAAGTACTGTGAGTGTTCAGGAATCAAACCCACTGCACACTGATTCAACTGCATTTGGACATGTCCTGCACAGGACTACACGGTATCAATCAATATTGGCGACAGCttcaaacatgcagcaacaTAATGTGGGTGCTGAAGGTATTTTCTTTCAGCAGAATAGAGACAGGTTTACTAAACCTTCAGGAGGACTTTTTGGTGGTCTGAACACACAAAGACGACAATGGAACGGCACACtaaactttaaaccaaatgtGGACTTTGTACCAGAAATCCGCTCTCCTCCTGCAACATCACCGCTTAGTCCTGGATCCAACTGGATGCCCCTCTCTCGCCAACACTCCTTTAACAGCAGCTACAGGTCGGGACAGAACAGAGACGCACAGATGGGCTGGAGGCCGTCTCACAACAGCATGAATCCAGGATTAGCAAGGAGCAAGAGCATGGTTGAAAGACGCTCAGTAGGGTTCACAGGAGCAGGTCGTAACCGAAACATGAGCTATACCTGAAAGAAATGCAGACTGAGGATCAACGGAACAGATTACCCTCACAACTATACAGGTCAATGATGACACACTGTGCGGTTATCAATACATGAGATATATGTCCAATGTAGTTTGGACAGATTGGGAAATATtaaacttttgtcttttttcctccAAAATTATAATGTATGCATTCATTTTAGAACATtcaccttttgtgttttttgtgtggaGTGAAACTATGTATTCTTTTCTAAAAACCAAATGTTAACCAAGGATTTATGCATACTAAATCttttaaaacttgaaaatgCAGTACAAtttaatatgattttattttttttaaagattgatgttgatcttttcctgaaaaaaaaagtgtttccagGAAGTAAAATAAGTTTATTTTCAATTGATATACTGAAAATACATGCCTTTTCTGTATGTACACCCCAGATATTTTAAATTACTTTGGAAACTCTGACTGTAGCCTATCAATTCTTACCTGTCTGCCTGAGTGATCGGTTGTGTGCACAAGAGATTTTACACctcatttttatacttttaataTCAATGTATTAGTCTGGATTAGCCTGTAATGATCCCTGTGTTATGTCCTGGTAGAGGTGCAGATAGCCTTGTGGTTAGTGCACGAGCCCCACATTCAGAGGTTTGGTgagaaccatagactgtaaatattatgaaTAATATGAACCCAACCTGTAGCTCCGCATGTCTCccctctctcgttctctctggtttctgactctatccactgatctgtctctaaaataaaggcataaaaagcccaaaaatacatcttaataAAATAGATATATTTCCTGTTACATCAGagatttcacaataaaacacttATGTGAATGTGAGAATGAAGTGTCATTTTACAAAATCAAATAACCATTGCACCATGCACTTTTGATTGTTTAATAAGGGTACCTGAGAGGGCATTAAATCACCTTTTAATCCAATTTATATTCACCTGGTTGGGACTTAATGACAATTTTATTGTAACACTTTAAGGGCACCCAAAGGTTACTCTATCCCATTTTATGAATTGTAAAAGGCACCTGAGATGAcactttattatattttatcaaTTAAAGTGTACCTGAAACTCAGGTACAAATATTTAGAGTTAGCTAGTTTATGCTCAGgagcacgcacgcacgcaggaCAGCTGTAGTCATGGCAACGCTGTGACGTTTAACCGAGGTCACTTTAGAGCATCAGACACTTCAGAAGTTATCATTTGCTCTCGGACTTGACCCAAGTTGACGTGATTACAAAAGCTCTCTGCTGGATAGTGAATTTTTTTGGAAATCTTGGAATCTTGGAAatcttgaacttgaacttttaCCTGCAAAGCTCAATATCGTacagcagaagaaaacaaaaacagctaaTTAAAAAACTACAGGTGAACTACCTGCTGGAAAAATGCCTGCGCCTGAACCCCCAAACGAGGCCCTGCTGAGCAGAGTCACACAGTGGATCAGAAACGTTTCAAGTAAGACAACTTTTACTTTTTAGTTATATGTCAAATGAATTCATCTTTCTTTAACTCTAAAAAATGTTCcgttaaagattttaaaaaaatacatgacgACGTTGGTTTATATGTTTTATGAACAGATAAGTCGATagaccttttatttattttttgcctgtGAGGAAAAATGGCAATTTGTTGATGCTTGATGTTCTTTTCGATCTACAAATATAAATCAATGGAAAGGTTACTTTACATTTCCCGGGAGATGCGTGGAATATGTTACAAGTCGTGAAGTGATTTGaaaacaaagttatttttgtttatgAGGCATCTAATTTACCAAATTTGTTGCAAAAATGTAGAGAAAAGATGGCAACTGTACTATATTTTGAATAATgccaaaaaaaagcccaaaatgtatttttctgggTCACCATGGAAACGATGGAACCCTCAACAGAGAACATTAGAACACGCACTGTTAACTATGGATCGTCACGCCTAGAATAGGAGCCTTCTCTGCATTATTTTCTTAATAACTCATGGCCAAATTATTTGAATTTTTAGATAAATCCAGTTGTTTGTCTAGgtgttattttatattttaaaaaactgagaTGAGAAGATGTGTTGAGCAGTCAATGTGCGCGTCCTGCATCCGAGAAATTACTGTTACTATTCCCGCCACACTGCTGGATTTAGAACAAACGAACTGGTAGGCCTAGAGTAACCATATTAAAAAGACAGGTGTTTTGCACgtattttattgtgatttttaaagAGAAGTACTGTTTTTACCTGCCTATTATTTATCAAAGGTAGCCTACCAACAGTGTGCGTAGAGCTTTCATCTAGATGAAATGAGACTCTGCAGAGCCTCATTTCATCTAGATGAGAGATATTTGTGTTCAACATATACTAATGAActgataaatgaaaaaaaaatatttatgatCTGCATCTCCATTGAAAGGAATCGGTCATGTACACATTAACATTTCACAGTGATGGAGAAATAACATTAAATTGGCCTGTAAACATCCTGTTTCATGGACGTGCAGAATGTgacttgtcatttttttattttctcctcagctggCTTCTTTCGGCCTGTGCCTGTTGAAAGTCCTCTGGAGGTCTCCGTCCCACCCGATGACCAGATGGAAGACAGGGATGACATGGCTGGACTGGATGCTGAGAGGGAGCCTGGTCCTTATCCTCAAGTTCTTCCACTTGCTCCTCTTGCTGATGTTTACCCAGGtggtaaacgaacctactcatcgtttcaaccacaccctggatcttgttttagcttatggcattgaaatccataaccttacagttttcctagaaaatcctcttctatcagaccattttctTATTACATTCGACTTTGTCCTGCCAGAATTACCTCTgtttggaagaggtgtgctctctagaagtttgtctgatagtgctgtagctagatttaaggaagctatttcagctgcttttgattcattaccgtgtttcaacccagttggaaactcttatgatagctttagtccctctcagctagatcagtttgttgatagtgcagtggatttgctgcgagttactcttgattcgattgctcccctggaACGGAgggttgtcaagcggcggatagtggctccatggttcaactcagaaacccgtactctaaaacaagcgtaatgatttcctgagctttttcaacaacaaaattatagacatcagagacaaaattggtaacctcctgcccttacctggtgcggatacgtctgatacggcagagacagttccaggaccagatattagtctcgactgtttttctccaatcgacctttcagagctatattccattttttctgcgtcgaaaccgtcaacctgtcttttggacccaatcccaatcaagctgtttaaggaagtctttcccttagttagcaactctatattagttatgatcaattcgtctttactggcaggctatgtaccacaggcatttaaagtagcggtaatcgaacctctacttaaaaagcctactctggatcaggaactctggctaactataggcctatatccaaccttccttttatctcgaagatcctggagaaggtggtagctaatcagctgtgtgactttctccatgacaacagtttatttgaggagtttcagtcaggatttagagtccaccatagcactgagactgcactagttaaagttacaaacgatctacttctagcttcagacagcagacttctctctgtgctcgtcttgttagatcctagtgctgcttttgacaccattgaccatcggatcctgttgtacagggactgctttaagttggtttgaatcctacttatcagactgatctcagtttgtacatgttaatgatgagtcctctatgcacactaaagtttgccatggagtcccacaaggttcagtgcttggaccaattctctttacttatatatgcttcctctgggaaatattatgaggaaacactccatacagtttcattgttatgcagatgatacccagctttatgtatcaatgaagcccgatggcaccagtcagttatgtcagctagaaacgtgccttaaggacgttaggacctggatgaccagaaatgttttgctacttaactcagacaagacagaagttattgtgctaggccctaagaacctcagagagactttttctagtgatttgactgtccttagtgacatcagcctggcatctagcaccactgttaggaatctaggagttctatttgatcaagatatgtcttttagctctcacatcaggcaagtttcaagaacagcctattttcaccttcgtaatatatccaagatcaggaatatcctgtcgcaaaatgatgcagaaaaactagttaatgcatttgttacctccagattggattattgtaactctcttttgtcagggtgctctggcaagtttctaaagactcttcaactggtccagaacactgcagctcgtgtactgaccagaactaggaaaagggaccacattactcctgtcttggcttctctgcactggctccctatacagtctagaatagaattcaagatccttcttctcacctacaaagctctaaatggccaggcaccatcttatcttaaagagctactagtgccgtactgtccctcgagagtgttgtgtcccggagtgcaggcctgctggtgggacctacagtctctaagtgtactacggggggtaaagccttcagttatagggctcctctcctctggaaccgcctttcAGCCAGTGtctgggaggcagacacagtctgtatttttaagaatagactagatagaatagaatagaagaaGACCCAGGGAATCTCACACAGTGATGGATGAGGCCCTTGATCTGCTGCGTGCTTTGGAGCGGCTTGTGTGGCCTGAAGAAGGATCTGCCAGCAGTTCTTCTGCGCCTGCCTTCCCTTCTGTAGACCCTCACGCTGAACCTGCATCCGCTGACTCCACACTTCGCATGGAGCTTCGTTGTTGCATTGATCTCTTGCATACCGCTCACCGGCACTTATGGCCTGTAGGAGACGAATCTGACAGCGACAGTTGCTCTGAGTACGAAGATGAAGACTATGACGATAGCTCCACAGAAGAGGAATAGGATGTCCACTCATCTTCTGGCCCCAGTTACTCTAGAAGAAAACCCAGGGAAGAGAGTGACGATGAGGAGGAAATGGCTGTTCCAAAGAGGGGGAGGTGGTTTGAAGAGTGACTCTGACTGACTACAAGGGAAAGGCTGACAATCCTCCTCCTTGAATCATCAAAGCACATAAGGTAGGATGGATGCAGCAACAAATGGCCTTCATCGTTGCTAGGTTCAGGGATTCCTAAGTTAGCCCCTGCATCTGGCAGGGTTGGTTACACCCCAGGTAGCGTCTTGCACCTGgaccttttatttattcatatttgcaGGCACAGAGACCCTTTTTAAATGCTGAGGATGGGCCTTTGCCTCTTGCTCATGTAGCCTTTGCGTCTGGCAGGGCTGTAACATCCCAGGTAGCGTCTTGCACCTGAACTTTTATTGAAAAACCTCTTGAACCGGCATGATGGATGCAACATTTCTTTGATCCTGGGGGCTGGTCTTTGCGTCTGGCAGGACCAGTGATGCCTCAGGTAGCCTTTGCGTCTGTCATGGCTGTAACATTTCAGGTAGCGTCCTGCACCTGAACTTTTATTGAAAAACCTCTTGAACCGGCATGGTGGATGCAACATTTCTTTGATCCTGGGGACTGGTCTTTGCGTCTGGCAGGACCAGCGATGCCTCAGGTAGCCCTTTGCATCTGGCAGGGCTGTTGATACCTCGTGCATGAAGACAGACAGGCAACAAAAAATCTATCTGGTTATAAACCCAATTATCTTTCTCCAGCTGGTTAAACCTGGTTATCTatgtaaacagaaacaaaattcTGACcattatttgtctgttttttttcatcacctGAGCTGCTTCTGTTCCCTGTGAGTCAAAACCAGGAAATAGGATGTTGAAGAGGACAGAAAACGCAGTACATTCACGGTTTCCTTGACAACAAAGACGAAAACACACACCACATCGGACCTGCAGGAAGAGCTGGCGAGCAGCCAGAGGTGTGGtaacacaacataaaaatacaTATCCAAACAGTCCATATGTTAACAAAAATCAGAGGATTAATCCCTCAATCTGTTGttctcttcatttattttaaagactcAACATTCCTATGAAATCCCCTGTGATTGGATGTCAACCAGACAAGACAAAGCCTAATTCAAACTCCTTCACAACTTCACTGGTTTGctttttcattcaataaaaaactCAGACATCTAAAGAGATACCGGTATTTGGAGATTTTATTTTACTATTAGGTTATATGGttaatgtgattttcttttcttttttttaatcagttgaAAGTGTTACAAAACCTCTAGTGACTAAACCTGTTATTCTTAAATGAAATGTTGCCTCCAAGAGTGTCTTTTAAATAATCAGGTATAACAAGTCATCTGAATCACTTTAAAGAAACCTGAACAGATCTTTTCTAATCTGCAGTGTACACAAAGATCAATAAACCAAACGCAATGAAACAGTTCAGAGAAGTCATCATAAATCAGGATTCAGGAATAGTCTTTAAAACCAAATGATGTTCTTCCTGTCGTTGAGCGTGGTGTAGCACAGTTTCATCATGATCTAACTCTCCAGCTGATGGTTCACAAAGCTTTATTGATAATAGCTCCAGAAACAGGTCATGAACAATGAGAACACACAGTAGCAGTAAAGAGTTATAAGGAAAAAAGTGTCACTATTGCATTCCACCAAAACATTGATGATTGTGTGTTGTAAATCCTGAGTGATTAATAATACTGTTTACACAATCCATATATCACTATATATTGTATTACGTATGAGTGGgatcagttacttctgatgatcactttacaaagcaaccTCACCTCATTGTTATTTTAAGTTGTGGATTAAGGGTGTAGGTTTTGGTTATAACCTTATCCTTATATAATTTCATGGTTGTTTGTTGACTGATGGCAGTTACCAGAGATTATTTTCAGCCTGCAGGCACCTTAACAAACAATAGATTATGAAAATTGGTTGTCACTGATGATTAGTCACATGAAGTTAAGACATCATTTCTGAGGCAATATTTTGGTCCGTTTGGATGTTATACCCTGCTTGTTAAGATGTCTCTGCGGTGGGACATCTTAACAaccactgcatgtaaatttacctgaaatgagcgtgatctagaaacacagttaagcagtgagtacagtatgttattcttcttttctctagtccctcaattaaacaacttttatacacgaggggaggagtcagctggccgtccgaGCGacgtaaacaaagtgaagataggactctgaaaactctgaaaacatcacagacagtgggacttgggtgttacacccattgtagacagtcatgactcacagagttattttcagaggatatacttgatttctattatattaaagtgtgaaaaatcacatagaaagcctttaaagtagGGTTAAGTGTGGACTATGAATCCAAACTGAAGATGGAACTCGTTTAAAAGGGCATTTTATTTCAATAATACCAGAGATGGCACTTcatcaaaaatgaaacaatgtaGAGGCACCAGAGGGCACTCTATGACTTTATACCGGTGGGTATTGTTTAGGACACAATCATTTTCTATTTACTACAGGGGCACCTTCCCTGTTTCTTTTCACAACAGTACCAGGGGGGCAATCACCCCCTCTGTCCCCCTCCATGAGTACACCACTGGAAGTGGATTAAACATTAACGGGTAATGAAGGATTAAATACATTCACTCTACATGTCTCCCTGCGTGAACATTAACAATTCTGTCAATTCAAGAGTGTCatccatattttattttgaaaggttttTATTAAATGATCCACATGAAAAGTTACCATTCATACAATGTATTTGTGACATGTTCATATCCACATGTCAGGGGATTTATCAAGTCAATAAGGCTGAGTGGATCATCCTGTTCATGAGTCAGACCTGGCATTCAGTCTTTTTTTGCCATCTCTGCCAACTTGTCTTTGAACCCGACATGACTGGAGTGTCAGGACTCAGCGCTGGTCTGTGTATGATGTTCACAGCCGTCATTCTCGAGCACTCCGGTCAGTAAGATCTTGTTCCACCAGCGCTCACTGaagctctgcagacacacactgagcagGCTCTCACCGTCCTGGTAGTCCTCCCTCATCTTCTCCGGGATCAGGTCCTCAGACATCACCTAGGAGATCAAACAGAGCAGCTCACAGTGTGTCCATCCATGACACTTCATGATATTCAGGCATGTATACATAGAACCAGGCCTTTGACCCTCACCTCAGTGAGAGCTTGCAGTGTTGTTTCTTTAGGATTGAGCCGTTGTAACGTCTCATCTGTTGTCTGTAAAGTGCCTTCACTGCGCTGCAGCACAAACGAGGACTGCTGCTGCCGAAGAATCCTCAATAGCAgtctgacagagaaaaaaattgACATTCAGGGACTATAattactatatatatatatatatatatataaaaaatactatataatttattttaaacatgtcaacaaataTTTCAAGTGGATGTTTTATTTCAAGTGATTTTAAGTCCCCCATGAAATGGAATTTATAGATTATGTAAGTGCTGTGTTGTGACATATTTAAATTGAAAcgggatagaaccaatcacaagaaaGAAGGCAAGACATAAcgttgggatgaatttgattggttCTTGTGTTTAGAAAAGTCGAGGATTACTTCCTTGAAGATTTTAAGCCTAAATGCCGCTGCTCTTACTTAGGTTTATATAACATCCTTACCAGCGTAGTGAACTTCCAactttgaaatatttaacaatgtttttaaacaatttttttcACATACTTGAGAAGTATGGCTGATAGTTTGTGCATGTGATAAAAATCACTATGCTGCTGTACCTCGTCCTGATGAAACACGTGCAGGCTTTCAGCCAGACTTCGTCCTTGTTGAACTCGGCTGCTTCTTCCTGTTGTTCCTCAGAATCTGTGTGATTCTGCTCCTGATCTGCTGGTTCACATTCCTTAAGGCAACATGATCCTAATAAAGATAAACACAGTTCACCTGAGACCTTAAGGCAAAATGATACACTTCACATCAAACTGTTCAAAAGAAtagcaaaaaaaagtgcataGGGTGAAAAATGACACCCAGCATGAGGAGCATTGTACCTGTAATTGTGTTCCtctccagcagctgcagaaatgtCTGTCCCAGGTTGTTCCAGTGCCAGGGGTTAAAGGGCAGCACGCTGCACAGCTGCTGTAGAGACGACATCTTTGATCTCAAAAATCCAAAATGCTGGTAAATGCTGACCTTTAGTAAAAGTTCAGATTTCAGTTAAATTGtaatgcattttgaaaaaataaaaagggatgAGGTGTTTTGTATCAGTATGTGTATTTGATAATACTGACCTTGAGCAGCAGGAGGCTGATCAGGTGACACGTGTTGGAGGCTTCTTTGCTCTGCAGAAAGACCGGGTACACTTTACTACTAGACTGATTTCTTAATGATGTAGAAATATATCTTTCACCTTAAATAGTTTATCTACCACAGATATTTTTGAGTAAATTAAGCTTTGGTTATGTTACTATTTCCAGCTTTAAAATAATCAGGGGCGGTACATTCATGTGCTAATG is drawn from Labrus bergylta chromosome 8, fLabBer1.1, whole genome shotgun sequence and contains these coding sequences:
- the LOC136179877 gene encoding protein FAM83A-like, producing MDSSNVSALWYRRSKPLGKVKQRVQDLRIPSAHYNELKDSAPTLDLSHNEAARLAADSLLSHGLEGYHEVLSAEGEVDFLSVVEKSYILENGRDGRSVEPDASDDADKDPDTLSPSSHSSKHYRSMSTDRNPVEDPNSIKDVTVTNRGQDVYRIYLQSEGRSCAMKDSVREFIRKAETVLAIVIDSFTDVELLCDLLEASRKRNVSVHLLLDHLNLDLFVSMWQELKLESKNFPKLLVRSVDGQTYCAKTGRKLTGQIAESFIISDSTQVLTGSYSFSWLSWHVHRTMVVLVKGSMVERFDQEFHRLYSSSKPVPGFVGDNSLPCALPPHTSLLSVKDGNAAVSKSKVSNVKTMCNKALNEDAQNTDAKPKVLVLSEIQSPKLECSKRHTQPLHKGDTGTLLHEIPPQLDPKPPVQTSQSAAEGMQKHKEEAVSTLRDTLPNVEPSEKNLNKIQTECTNAQSQPNSPTSTTSAKSTVSVQESNPLHTDSTAFGHVLHRTTRYQSILATASNMQQHNVGAEGIFFQQNRDRFTKPSGGLFGGLNTQRRQWNGTLNFKPNVDFVPEIRSPPATSPLSPGSNWMPLSRQHSFNSSYRSGQNRDAQMGWRPSHNSMNPGLARSKSMVERRSVGFTGAGRNRNMSYT
- the zgc:101716 gene encoding uncharacterized protein C8orf76; this encodes MEIFGSTLDDSLFLEARDRVSEPLSSYNAKVCEPEWFCKSAALDTDDPLETQKVFKFRGDLAVRQGNYQKALDAYSICLEWVADNNMTIRRDVLEGMARCYTILGQRDRALELADLLSKEASNTCHLISLLLLKVSIYQHFGFLRSKMSSLQQLCSVLPFNPWHWNNLGQTFLQLLERNTITGSCCLKECEPADQEQNHTDSEEQQEEAAEFNKDEVWLKACTCFIRTRLLLRILRQQQSSFVLQRSEGTLQTTDETLQRLNPKETTLQALTEVMSEDLIPEKMREDYQDGESLLSVCLQSFSERWWNKILLTGVLENDGCEHHTQTSAES